Within Streptomyces antibioticus, the genomic segment GACCTTGTAGGAGAGTCCAGGTCGTTTCGTCTTGAGGATGCGACCGTGATGGGCTGTCCAGTGCTCGTCCCGATTTCTTGGCCTGACAGACGGTTTGGTCAACCAATCGGCGATGTAGTCGTAGTAGGGTTTGAAAGTTGGGCGCAACAGGCCGGGGACATTCTCAAAAACAAAGCATTTGGGTTTGAGGATGCGTACGGCTTCCACAGAAGCCGGGAACATGTTCCTTTCATCGTTCTCGGCTGCATGCGCCCCACTGATCGAGAAAGGCTGGCAGGGAGGTCCGCCAGCTACTAGATCGATACCTTCCAAGCCAAGAGAGGGAACCTCCTTCAGCCAAGTGCGCACGTCTGCCTCACGGACATGTTCTCGTTTCCATAGATCTGGAGAACGGTCCGCATTCGCTCGGAGAATGTGACATGCGCGCGGGTCTCGCTCTATCAATTGTTCGTGCTCGAAACCTGCGTTGAACATGCCTATTGCCATGCCGCCACCGCCAGCAAACAATTCAACCGACCGTGGCATATGAACTCCTTGTCATGGCTTAAGTGAGGTCGGATAATAGGTGTCTAATAATTTATTACTGAGACGTACGGGCGTGAATTAGCTGGAAAATTTCCTCCACGACTTCGTCAAGGTCTCGCTTCAGCCGCGACTCGAAGACTCGGTAGACCGTCCAACCGGCCTGAGTCAGCGTAGTATTCACCTCGGCATCGCGTGTCATGTTCTTGCGCAGTTTAGCGCGCCAGAAGTCTGGATTGTTCATGCGGTCGAACTGCGCTTCGAAGCTGGGCAGTCCTCGTATTTTCCAGGCGTTGCCGTGCCAGAAGTCGCCGTCTACGAACACCGCCAGCCTCGCGCCGGGGAACGTGATGTCAGGCTTGCCTGGGAGTGTGGTGCGGACGCGGTAGCGGAGGCCGCGACGCCACAGCGCCTTCCTGAGCGTGACCTCAGGCCTAGTGTTCCGATTTGGCACGGCAGCCATGATGCGACTGGTCACCGCGGGGTCACGCACGGCCACCTCCCAAGGATCGTGAGTGAGCTTAGCTTTCTGGCAGCCGCAGGGACGGTCTGCCTAGGTCTGCAGGCGTCGTACGGGCTGCTCGACTGGTGATCACCCGGACGTTGAGGCCGGCTAGCTCGCATACTTTCTGGTGACGCCGCTTCTCGCTCTCGGTGAGGCGTTCCCCTTGCAGCAGGCTGATGACCACGATGGGGGACGGCAGCCCGTCAACGCGCGCATTGAGACCAGCCCATACCAGGCTCTTAAGGTTTCGCGGGTTACCCCAGATCAGCAGCATCTGATCTTGCCCGTCCGTCACTTGACACCGGTTCGGCTTCTCTCTCAAGGTCCCACTCAGCACCGTCCAATCTTCCCCTAGGGCGATCCGGGCTATGTCGTAGGCGCTTGGAAGTGGGGTGCTCACCAGGTCTGCGTACGGTCCGATCCCGCTACGGGCTCGGTTGTAATGCTTCATCGGTACGTCTTTGATCCACATGCGCGCACGCTCACGGGGCATGTAGCGAGTCAGAACGCCGCCCAACATCTCGTCGTCGATCCATCGGTTGTACCAAGTCGTGCGATCTGCCGGGCTGAGGCCATCCCAGCCAAGTTCATCCGCCTTGCGGTAAATTTCCTTAATTACCGTTCGGCGGACCGCTTCCGGGATATCGCTCATGCTTGTCCTGCCATCGATCCGGGATCGGGGAATTGGAGGCGGTGCTCATCTAGGGCTGTCTCCAGGCTCGCCGCGTCCTTGATCCATTCTTGCATTAGACTCTCAGCCCGGGCATCGGTAAACTCAAAACGTGTGCCCATCGGAGCCAAACGTAGCGTTTCAAATTCGTCTGCAGAAACTTGCTCTCGAAGACTCATGATCGCGGCTACTCTTCTGATGTCGCTAACAAAATCCAAGGTCTCGACATGACTCTTCCCCTCTCGGAGTCGCAGTCCGCGGCCAAGCTGCTGAACGAAGATGCGCCGACTATGTGTGACGCGCGCGAAGCACAAGATGTTGACGTCCGGGATGTCGACCCCTTCGTTGAGAATGTCGACAGCGGTGATAATTGGAATATTACCCTGGCGGAATGCCATGAGTCGAAGCTGTCGATCTCTACGATCCAGGCCGGCATGGACTGCCTTAACGTTCTTCCACTGGGGGACCTGGTTAAGTAGACTGGCAAGCCGTTCCGCATGCTCGATAGTGCGGCAAAACACCACGGCCCGAGGCTCCTTGACTTGGGCCCACGTCTCGATAAGTCGATCGCGAATGGCTTCGTCTCGTTCAGGTAGGAAAAGTCTAGCGTTGAGATCCCTAACGCTGTAGTTGTGTTGACTTGCCGTGTGTACGAAATCCCAATCGATGTTGTCCGTGAAAAGTCGATAGCGAACTTCGGCGAGATAGCCGAGTCTCATGCCGCCGTCGATACCCAAGGTGTAACTGGACTCGCCAAAACTGTTCCGGATATCAAAGCGGTCTCCACGCCAGGGCGTTGCAGTCACGCCGAACCGAGGCACATCGGCCAGATGGTCGAGCAATTCGGCGAAGTATCCTTCTTTAGACACATGGTGCGCTTCGTCAACCATTACCAGTGCAGGCTTGTAACCGCTGCGCACATACGTGAGCGCGGTGGCCACCGTGGCGCATGTGATACCGCGGAGATCGTCCGGTTTATGGTCGCCCGTCAGCAGTTGAGTGCGCGCCGCCTTGGGTACGTGGAACCAGAGCGCACGCTCTAGTTGTTCAACGAGATCCTTTGTATGGGCGACAACGAGAATCTTGTCGGAGGGGCGCAGGCGGAGATGACGTGCGACAACCTCCCCGCCGATCACCGTCTTCCCCAGGCCAGTCGCGAGAATCAGCAACGCGCGGCCCGTGCCTTCCAGGTCCTCCACGATCCTCTCGAAAGCCTTGGCCTGATACTCGCGGAGGGGGCGTTCTGGTAGCCGCTCGGCGCACAGCTGATCGCTGTTGTACAGATCGACTAGCTCGCGCCCCGACCAGAACTCGATCGGATGCCCAACTCGGCGCA encodes:
- a CDS encoding very short patch repair endonuclease codes for the protein MAVRDPAVTSRIMAAVPNRNTRPEVTLRKALWRRGLRYRVRTTLPGKPDITFPGARLAVFVDGDFWHGNAWKIRGLPSFEAQFDRMNNPDFWRAKLRKNMTRDAEVNTTLTQAGWTVYRVFESRLKRDLDEVVEEIFQLIHARTSQ
- a CDS encoding DEAD/DEAH box helicase family protein, translated to MSSSFMAPDFLLDIGPAAFPRQVERLMLHLGFTDVVNIDGPNDHGGDVLGTLNGQRWVFQAKWKARGTVAPSAVDEVINAKAFYRTDRAAVVTNARFGPKSEERREALRRVGHPIEFWSGRELVDLYNSDQLCAERLPERPLREYQAKAFERIVEDLEGTGRALLILATGLGKTVIGGEVVARHLRLRPSDKILVVAHTKDLVEQLERALWFHVPKAARTQLLTGDHKPDDLRGITCATVATALTYVRSGYKPALVMVDEAHHVSKEGYFAELLDHLADVPRFGVTATPWRGDRFDIRNSFGESSYTLGIDGGMRLGYLAEVRYRLFTDNIDWDFVHTASQHNYSVRDLNARLFLPERDEAIRDRLIETWAQVKEPRAVVFCRTIEHAERLASLLNQVPQWKNVKAVHAGLDRRDRQLRLMAFRQGNIPIITAVDILNEGVDIPDVNILCFARVTHSRRIFVQQLGRGLRLREGKSHVETLDFVSDIRRVAAIMSLREQVSADEFETLRLAPMGTRFEFTDARAESLMQEWIKDAASLETALDEHRLQFPDPGSMAGQA